A genomic region of Haliotis asinina isolate JCU_RB_2024 chromosome 1, JCU_Hal_asi_v2, whole genome shotgun sequence contains the following coding sequences:
- the LOC137278653 gene encoding uncharacterized protein, protein MDYRVPMGIVTAVAGGDKKPAWKSDFLLKSELVGATVVMRSATDWSREDGTCDGDEHYVKTVLHSPAGDLPIFVHPKKIDMIVSRYVIEGKVWEHDQIKKFHDIAKQDGDMQFVDIGGNIGIYGLTIAKLGRTVLFVEPLLKNVQKLCNSVRAGKYSDVYVIHNALSSTRFKVGFRTYEGNVGATKVKNASSSGETAQAVLLDDLLEV, encoded by the coding sequence ATGGACTACAGGGTGCCGATGGGGATTGTTACTGCTGTCGCAGGCGGTGACAAGAAACCAGCTTGGAAAAGTGACTTCCTGTTGAAGTCCGAACTCGTCGGAGCCACGGTCGTCATGAGGTCAGCCACAGACTGGTCACGTGAGGATGGTACGTGCGACGGGGACGAGCATTACGTGAAGACCGTGCTTCATTCTCCAGCGGGGGACCTGCCCATCTTTGTCCACCCTAAGAAGATTGATATGATTGTGTCGAGGTATGTCATCGAGGGCAAGGTGTGGGAACATGACCAGATCAAAAAATTCCACGACATTGCAAAACAAGATGGAGACATGCAGTTTGTAGATATAGGCGGTAATATTGGTATTTATGGATTAACCATCGCCAAGCTTGGGCGGACGGTGTTGTTTGTGGAACCCTTATTAAAAAATGTACAGAAATTGTGCAACTCAGTGCGTGCTGGGAAATACTCAGACGTTTATGTAATTCATAACGCTTTGTCGTCGACCAGGTTCAAGGTCGGCTTCAGAACGTATGAGGGAAACGTTGGCGCGACCAAAGTGAAAAACGCATCGTCATCAGGGGAGACGGCACAGGCCGTGCTCCTCGACGACTTGTTAGAAGTCTGA